The genomic stretch GCTGCTGCCTTACAAGACCAAGTTTATTGTTATTCATGATCAAGACCTTAACATTCAAACGGTGCTCGGCTAATGTTGCGAGTTCCTGAATGTTCATCAAAATAGACCCGTCTCCGCTTACGCAAACAACCCGTCTATCAGGATTAGCTAGAGCCGCCCCGATGGCATTAGGAAGTCCAAATCCCATTGTGCCAAGACCGCCGGAAGTTAAAAGAGTGCGAGGCTTTTTAAATGGATATCCCTTTGCAACCCACATCTGATGCTGCCCAACATCAGTAGTTATTATTGATTGGTCTGAAAGCGATTCACTCGCTACCCGTAAAAGATTCATCGGGTGAAAGAAATCTTCTTTGTCCGGTAAAATCTCAGGGTGAAGCATGCGCAGAGAGGAAATGCGAGCACTCCATCCTATCCGTATAGCTGGCTCAACGCGATCTGCGAATGCCTTAAGCGCGTGACCAACATCTCCGACTATGGAAAAGTTGGAAGGCTTAATCTTGCCAATTTCAGACCTATCAATATCGATATGAAGTATGTCCGCGTGTTTGCAAAATTCGCAAGCCTTACCAACGGCCCTATCATCAAAACGAACGCCTAGAGCGATTAAAAGATCTGCCTCTTCCATCAGCATATTTGTTGCGCGCTCACCATGCATGCCAAGCATACCGAGATAGTGAGGATCACCATGTGGATAGGCACCGAGCCCCATTAAAGTCGTTACAACCGGAATAGAATTCTTATGGGCAAAACGAATGAGATCATCAGTTGCGTTCGCAGCTATTATTCCGCCCCCTGCGTAAATTACAGGTCTGCGCGCTCCGTTTATCATTGCAATAGCTTTTGCCAGAGACTTTTCATCACACATGGGAAGGGATTGCTTAACTCCTATCTCAGGAAAAGATTCAAATTCAATTATCTCTTTCTGAACATTTTTCGGAATATCAACAACCACCGGACCGGGCCTGCCGGACTCAGCAAGGCGGAATGCTTCGGGTATAACAGTAAGCAAATCCTCCGCAGACTGAACGAGGAAATTATGCTTAGTGATCGGAATAGTGAGTCCATAAGTATCTACTTCTTGAAAAGCGTCAGTGCCGATAAGTGAAGCAGAAACCTGTCCGGTAATTGCAACAATCGGAATTGAATCAAGACTAGCATCCGCAATGGCTGTGAGCAGATTAGTTACGCCCGGCCCTGAAGTAGCCATGCACACAGCCGCCTTTCCGGTAGTGCGCGCCATGCCTTGAGACATGAACCCTGCCCCTTGTTCATGTCTGGCTAAAATATGTTTGATAGAACTATCTCTGAGCGCATCATAAATCGGAAGATTAGATCCCCCCGGTATGCCGCAAACGATTTCAATTCCCTGCCTTTCCAATAACCTGATTACTAATTCTGCCCCACTGATTTCCATTTCCTCATCCTGCCTTATTCAAAATGTCAAAAAAAAACCCCCGCAGGCTTAGCCGGCGGGGGTTAGAACAACATGTGTTAGTGTAAAATGAGATTTACAACCTTCCCTCCGGCTTATTTGTGCCTGTCACGACCACGACAGAAATCACCACCATCACCAATAGGGTGACGGATGTAAGGACTGCTAGATTGTGATTTAGAGAGAATAAATTCATTTCAGATTTTTCTTTAATTTTTACGGAAATTTACAAATGCTGATAAAGAGGTAAGCCAGTACATTTTCAGAATCAAGTCTTTTTTATAAAAAAAATTCGATCCAATACTTAACTAAGATTAACTAACCGGCTTTTAAAACTCTCGTTAAGCATACCTATGCACTGACTATTTTAACTTATAAAGCCCAACCCAACCTGTTTTGTATCCTAAAAAAGCAAACGAGAACTTAAACATAACCGCGCTGATCAAATTAAATACAAGCATTGGAAGATCATTTTTCTTTAGAAGCAAATTGCGATCATTCTTCACCTTAAGTGGACTTTTCCTGAACCTAATATCTTTAAGTTTGAGCGTAAATCTTGAGCTGAACCCGACCTGCTCGGAATCACCACTATAGAAGTTTTTAATACCCTGCGGATAATAAGGCTTCTGGTGATCCAGATCTAACCAGAAATGAGGATGAAGCATAGGCGTTGCAATAAGAAGCAGTCCGCCCGGTTTCAAATGCTTCAAATATCCATCAATAAAACTGGTCAGATCTTCGAACTGAAAATGTTCCATAATATGCGATAGGATGAGAAAATCAAATTTACTATCACCATGCTTCTCTTCAAATTCCTCAAGAGTCACAACATTAAGTCCCCGCTCATTACAGCTTGCAACCTGATATGCATTCTTCTCAACACCTAAGATATTCTTAAACCCCTGTGAACGCAGAAAGTCAGTCTTTCCGCCACGTCCGCAGCCGACCTCAAGCACGGACATACCGCGATAAAGACCGGACAAAACAGCTTTCCACTGTCCCATTTCATGCCTGGAAATAACTTTTGTTATGCCCCTAATTCTTTTCCGAATGTCCGGGCTAGCCGTTAACATCATATACCCCTGCAAGCTCTGACAGGTAGCGAGCCGCATTAGCTGCTCCGTTCAGAGATATGCTAGATGGCTTAACGGTTGATGCCAGACATTTTTCAAGAGATGCGCGCAGTCCATCCACTGAAACTTCGTCCTCTGAGTAAACGTCAACTATTGCGTCTGATGCTTTTTGTAAGGTCGCGGCGTGCTCTTCCTGTTCTCCATCTTTCATTCCTCTTAGGAATACAACTGAAGGAACTCCGGCACTCATAACGTCTGTCAGGCTATTGTAACCACCGTAAATAATGGCAGATCTAGAATTAGCAAGATCTGCTAAAAAGGATGGGCCAACCTGTTCAAGAACAACATTCGGATACCGCGCAAAGAAATCATTAACATCGCAAGAGCCAGACTCATTGAGATTCATATAAACTTTCCAAATTCCTTCAGACGGGTCAAAAGAGCCTATCACCTGTGAAATTTTCTCAAGTAATACGAAAGTACCTTCACCGGACCATGGCACAGATATAACACCTGCTATTTTTTTATCTACACAACTATTAACACCCAGGCGCCGTAATTCTTTTAATCGAGACACGTAGCCCGCCTCAAAAGGTGTTACCTTATAATGCTCGCTAAGTTTATCAAGCTCTGCAGTGCCCGTTACATCCGAATCGCCGTACCAGAGTATATTTGAATACTTAGAATCAAAAACAGTTGCCGAAAGTTCAGACCAGACTTTATCAACATCGCCAACAACTGCACGTACCCCAAGAACCCATGTCGTATCAGTTGAACCTTTCACAGCGCGCATAAGCTCTTGATGTTTTCCTTGCGGGGTATGATCGGCAAGCACAACTTTTGGTTTATATGCTTCAACAATATCGCTGATATTGTCGGCCCTGAGAGTTCCCAGAAGTTTATCTTCAATGTTCGCAGGTCCCATTGCGCCGCAGGACTTACCTTCTGAGACGGAGGTCCTGTATGATGGAAGCTTTACCCAATCTAAATTACCGCCGCCAATCAACTCAGCAGTAGAGCCGCATCCAGTAACAAAAAGTACCGACAAATTCGGAAACAATCTGCGCAAGGCTAAACCAATTGCAACACTTCTACTAACATGACCAAGCCCTCTGCCATCGTGTGCATAAATAAGTATATCTATTATTGAACTCATAATTAAACCTCTATTTTTTACTAATCTTAATTAAATCAATTTAATATCATGGTAAACTTTAACCAACAAAACACAAGAAAAGGGATTGCATACATCAAGAAAACAGAATAGAAAATATCACACACTTGGTTGATCTTTTTTAAGGATTTACAGGAGTAACTCTTTTCGCTAGATATTCCATCGGCCATTGCTATGCAATGACAATTTAACTCAGTGGCATATAACCCCGGACAATCGGTACGATAAATGAGTAAGACTTACAATATTTTGATGTATTCCCACGACACTTATGGCCTGGGACACATCCGCCGCACAATGGCAATTGCCTCCCACCTGAAATGCAAGGGTGTCAATATCCTGATAATTACAGGATCCCCCATTGTCGGTAGATTTGAATTTCCTGAACAAATTGATTTCGTTCGCGTTCCAGGGATGATAAAACAGTCCAACGACAACTATATACCACATTCGATAAAAATAGACCCTGTCCACGCCATGTCCATCAGACAGTCCATAATTGATGCGACTGCAAAAAGCTTTCAGCCAGACCTGTTCATCGTTGATAAAGCTCCTCGCGGTCTAAAGCATGAGATCATGCCTACACTCGAGTGGATGAAGCAATATGGCAAAACCAAAACTATCTTAGGCCTCAGAGATATCATGGATGACGGCGAAAGTACGACCAAAGACTGGACCGATAAAGGAATATATGACGTTTTGGAAAACCTGTATTCTGAAATATGGGTTTACGGTCATAAAGAATATTACAATCCAATCGAAGAATACGCCATTCCTGAATCAATCAGCAAAAAAATGATTTTTACAGGCTACATTCCAAGAAAAGTTCATGCGCGCACCAGTCCGGAGGTTCGCAAGAACGGCAAAAAGCTTGTGGTTATAACTGCTGGCGGCGGCGGCGACGGCTACCCCATGATGGACGCCTACCTCAAAGCTATTGAAAAGCATGGCCAACAAAACTTCAGGACTGTAATGGTTACCGGCCCATTTATGCCGGCAGACCTTAGACGTGATCTTTCTGAGCGTGCTAAAAAACTTTCTGTCACATTTTACCATTTTTACAGAAGAATGGAAAAATTATTCAGCAATGCTGACCTTGTTGTCAGCATGGGCGGTTATAACACTGTTTGCGAAATTCTATCACATAAACAAGTAGGACTTATCGTTCCACGCGAAACTCCAAGACTGGAACAGACCATCAGAGCCAATGTCTTAAAAGAGCAAAACCTTGCCGACTTCATTCCATGGCATCAGCTTGGACCAGATACAATGATGGAAAAGATCGATCTTCTTCTGAATAATTCACAAAAGATTAAAGATGCTGTTTCAAACTTTAAATTTACAGGTCTAGACGTTATGCATCAGCGTGTCGGCCAATTCAAAGATATTTGCAAATGATAAATAAAAACCAGCCTGTCCTTGCGATGATTCTCAAGGGATATCCCCGTATATCCGAAACTTTTATTTCAAATGAAATTAGACTCCTCGAAAAAAGAGGTGTTAAAATTCATATTATTTCCATGCGTAAACCGCGTGAGGAATTCACACACAAATCTATTTCAGAAATAAAAGCTGAAGTTTCATATCTACCTTCAACGGTAGAAGGATGCTTAGAGGGACTTTTCGGTTCTACTGAGGAAGATGCGAGTCTAAAAGATCCCCGCTATGGAAAGGATCCCGAGTTTACCGGACGCATTGATAAAATCTGGGACACTTTGCGTGAAACCAAAAGTCAGGCATCGTTCAAACATATGCTTCAAGCGGAATATATAGTTGAAAAAGTTCTTCCGGGCTCTGACATTTTCCACATTCACGCCCACTTCGCACATTCTCCTACATCCGTTGCGAGAAATGCGAGCAGACTATCCGGCCTCCCTTTCAGCTTCACAGCTCACGCTAAAGACATTTACACTCAGGCTCCTTCTAAAATCACAGCCAAGATATCAGAAGCAAAATTTGCAGTCACATGCACAGGCTACAACTGCAAATATCTCGAAGAAATCGCTCCCGAAGGTAAACCTATTCATAAAGTTTACCACGGCATTGATCTTAAACTTTTCACTTCCGATAAACCATTTTCGTCTAAAGCCCCATATGAGATTTTCACAGTGGCCCGCTTCACTCCTAAAAAAGGATTGCCAACTGTATTCAAAGCTCTGAAAAAGCTTGATGAAAGAGGAATTGATTTTTCCTACAAAATAGTCGGTGACGGTGATGATAGAGAATCAACCCTCGCTATGGTTGATGAACTTGGTCTATCAAAACGAGTTACGTGGCTAGGCACAAAAGCACATGAAGAAGTTCTAGAACTTTACCGTAAAGCAGACCTGTTCGCGTTAGGCTGTGAGATTGCTGAGAATGGGGACCGGGACGGAATCCCGAACGTTCTAGCTGAAAGTATGGCCATGTCAGTACCAGTTGTTGCTACCACAGTTTCAGGCATTCCTGAACTTGTTGAGCACGGTAAAACAGGCATGCTTGTTGAGTCTGGAGACTACGAAGCTATGGCTGACGCCATGGAAAAGATTCTAACGGATCAGGACTTAAGACATGCCATGATTCCTGCAGCAAAAGCCAAAGTTCATGAAATTTTCGACAACCGTTACTGGATCAATGTACTCGCTGATGTTTATGAACTTTATGGTATAAAAGCTAGCGCTTAGTACCTCAAAAGGTAAGGGGCATAAAATATGAAAATTGCTTTTTTTGCTCCTCATAAACACATTCATCATGAGGTTCCTTCTGGAGATTTGATGATCGGCAAGAGCCTGCACGACTTCCTTAAGTCTCAAGGGCATGAGCTGATGGTTGCCAGCAAGATGAAACTCCGCAATATCCTGATATCACCGCTCAAATGGCCTGCTCTCTACCTTGAGTACAAGAAAACACTTAAGCGGACAGCAGAATTTAAACCGGATCTCTGGTTGACCTACCACAGCTACTACAAGTCGCCGGACTTACTTGGACCGTCCATCTCAGCAAAACTTGGCATTCCATACATGATTTACCAAGGTGTTTATTCCACTAAACACAGACGCGATCCCAAAACTTGGCTCGGCTTCATGGCAAATAAAAAGGCCCTGCTCCAAGCAGACCACGTTTTTGCCAATAAAGAAATCGACCATAAAAATCTTTCCCGCATTATTCTTCCTGAAAAACTTACAAGAACCAGCCCCGGTATTAACCCAGATCTTTTTAAATTCTGCAAAAAGAGTAGAATTGAGATGCGAAAAAAACTCGCTTTAAACGGATCTCCGACCATCATGACTACGGCGATGCTGCGTGGTGGAGTTAAAGAGAAAAGCATCAATGATCTCATTAATGCTTTTTCAATAGTTCTCAAAAAAACTCCCAATGCAAAGCTCATAATAGCTGGCGACGGCGATGCGCGCGAACGGTTGACTTTACTCGCAAATAAAATTTCACCTGATCATATTATCTTTTTAGGAAAGATTAACCGCTTAGAACTTTTCAAATATTATAGTTCAGCGAACATTTTCGCCTACCCCGGTATTAATGAAGCGCTAGGCATGGTTTACCTCGAAGCGCAAAGTTCGGGACTACCTGTTGTCGCATACTCGACACGCGGTCCATGCGAAGCTGTTAAACAAGATGAAACCGGACTTTTATCTCCTGAAGGAGATATTTCAACTCTCGCAAAAAATATGCTCATTCTGCTCAATGACAAATCAAAACGTCACCGCATGGGTGACCGTGGATCATTACATATACAAGAGAAGTTCAACTCAAATTTGAATATGGGACGAGTAGAAGCTAAAATAAGGCAAGTAATCTCAAGGAGGACGTTTTGAAATCTGTAAAAATAGCTCTAATCAGACACTCCATAACAGTCTGGAACGAAGAAAACAGAATTCAAGGGCATATGAATTCTCCACTAAGCGAAGACGGTATTGAATTGGCAAAATCATGGAAGCCAGCATTATCTCCGGAATCTTTTGATGCGGTTATCACTAGTGATCTGGGCCGCACCATTGAAACAGCCAAAATTATCACCGAAGGGCTTGATTTACCGTTCATTACAGTTCCCGGCCTACGTGAACAGGACTGGGGAGAGTGGTCAGGGCTAACCTATGATGATCTCGAATTGAAATGGCCCGGAATTATACCTGAAGAAGAAGCCAAAGGTTGGGATTTTCGCCCCGCTGGAGGAGAAAGCCGCCGCGAAACGTCCGCAAGAGCTATAAAAGCTCTCAGCGAAGCAGCGACTAAGATAGCCGAAATAATTGTCAGTGATTCACCTAAAGTGCTTGCTGTAATACATGAGGGAACACTTAAAACCATCACCTACAGCCTTGCAGGACATGACTTTATGCCATCCACTCGAAAGCTGATTAAACGCCGCCGTTTACACTGGGTTAAATGGGATGGAACTTTATCGATAGATAGGCTAAACGACCTTCTATGAAAATAATTCAGTACTGCCAGCATGTCCTAGGCATGGGCCATTTTTTCAGAAGTCTCGAAATTGCACGAGCCTTCGAAGACGAACAGGTAATTTTTGTTGCAGGCGGTTCACGCCCTGATCAGCAATTGCCTGACAATGTCGAATATTTTCAACTTCCCGGTCTATGCATGAATGAAAACTTCGGAGGGCTTATGCCTACCGATGAAGGACGTTCACTTGATGAAGTTAAGGAAGAGCGTACTGAAACACTCAAAAAAATATTTGAAAATGAAAAGCCTGACATATTCCTGATTGAACTATTTCCTTTCGGGCGCAAGGCTTTCAGGTTTGAACTTCTCCCGATTCTTGATGCAATTAAAGAAGGTAAATACGGCAACGTAAAAGTTGTGTGTTCTTTAAGAGATATTTTAGTAGAACGCGACGATGGGGGAAAACATGAAAATCGTTGCGTAAAATATCTGAACAAGTATTTTGATCTTCTACTTATTCATTCAGACCCTAAAATTTCAAAATTAGATGAAACATTTTCCGTAATAGACAACATTTCCATTCCGCTAGTTTATACAGGATTTGCAGCGCGAAAGCCCCGCAAAGAGATTAGAAATGACATTCGAGAAAAACGCGGCATTGCTGCTGATGTTAAGTTCATGGTTGCCAGCGCAGGAGGCGGCAAGGTAGGAGGTCCACTTCTAAATGCGGTATTAAATGGTTATGCCCAATTGCGCCCCGAAAACAGCGAACTATTAATACTTACCGGACCTTTTCTTGATCAACAAAGCTTTGATGAATTGGAAAAAAAAGCAGCGACAATATCCTGCGTTACTATAGAAAAATTCGCGCCAGATTTCACAGATTTGCTAATGGGGGCTGACTGTATGATTTCCATGGCAGGATACAATACTTGTATGGATATACTTACCACAGGTATCCCAAGCGCAGTCTTCCCTTTTGCGCAAAATCATGAACAGCGCATGCGAGCTGAGAAATTAGCAAAATATATCCCGCTTAAAATTCTAAACAATGATGACCTAAACGTAAGTGACATGAAAAATATTATCGAAAATCTTTTTGCTCAAGAGCGGACAACTGCCGAGCACAATATAAACTTAGATGGCGGCCTTGATTCTGCACGCGCAATCCAGAA from Maridesulfovibrio frigidus DSM 17176 encodes the following:
- a CDS encoding glycosyltransferase family protein; amino-acid sequence: MSKTYNILMYSHDTYGLGHIRRTMAIASHLKCKGVNILIITGSPIVGRFEFPEQIDFVRVPGMIKQSNDNYIPHSIKIDPVHAMSIRQSIIDATAKSFQPDLFIVDKAPRGLKHEIMPTLEWMKQYGKTKTILGLRDIMDDGESTTKDWTDKGIYDVLENLYSEIWVYGHKEYYNPIEEYAIPESISKKMIFTGYIPRKVHARTSPEVRKNGKKLVVITAGGGGDGYPMMDAYLKAIEKHGQQNFRTVMVTGPFMPADLRRDLSERAKKLSVTFYHFYRRMEKLFSNADLVVSMGGYNTVCEILSHKQVGLIVPRETPRLEQTIRANVLKEQNLADFIPWHQLGPDTMMEKIDLLLNNSQKIKDAVSNFKFTGLDVMHQRVGQFKDICK
- a CDS encoding class I SAM-dependent methyltransferase, encoding MRLATCQSLQGYMMLTASPDIRKRIRGITKVISRHEMGQWKAVLSGLYRGMSVLEVGCGRGGKTDFLRSQGFKNILGVEKNAYQVASCNERGLNVVTLEEFEEKHGDSKFDFLILSHIMEHFQFEDLTSFIDGYLKHLKPGGLLLIATPMLHPHFWLDLDHQKPYYPQGIKNFYSGDSEQVGFSSRFTLKLKDIRFRKSPLKVKNDRNLLLKKNDLPMLVFNLISAVMFKFSFAFLGYKTGWVGLYKLK
- a CDS encoding glycosyltransferase codes for the protein MSSIIDILIYAHDGRGLGHVSRSVAIGLALRRLFPNLSVLFVTGCGSTAELIGGGNLDWVKLPSYRTSVSEGKSCGAMGPANIEDKLLGTLRADNISDIVEAYKPKVVLADHTPQGKHQELMRAVKGSTDTTWVLGVRAVVGDVDKVWSELSATVFDSKYSNILWYGDSDVTGTAELDKLSEHYKVTPFEAGYVSRLKELRRLGVNSCVDKKIAGVISVPWSGEGTFVLLEKISQVIGSFDPSEGIWKVYMNLNESGSCDVNDFFARYPNVVLEQVGPSFLADLANSRSAIIYGGYNSLTDVMSAGVPSVVFLRGMKDGEQEEHAATLQKASDAIVDVYSEDEVSVDGLRASLEKCLASTVKPSSISLNGAANAARYLSELAGVYDVNG
- a CDS encoding glycosyltransferase family 4 protein; the protein is MKIAFFAPHKHIHHEVPSGDLMIGKSLHDFLKSQGHELMVASKMKLRNILISPLKWPALYLEYKKTLKRTAEFKPDLWLTYHSYYKSPDLLGPSISAKLGIPYMIYQGVYSTKHRRDPKTWLGFMANKKALLQADHVFANKEIDHKNLSRIILPEKLTRTSPGINPDLFKFCKKSRIEMRKKLALNGSPTIMTTAMLRGGVKEKSINDLINAFSIVLKKTPNAKLIIAGDGDARERLTLLANKISPDHIIFLGKINRLELFKYYSSANIFAYPGINEALGMVYLEAQSSGLPVVAYSTRGPCEAVKQDETGLLSPEGDISTLAKNMLILLNDKSKRHRMGDRGSLHIQEKFNSNLNMGRVEAKIRQVISRRTF
- a CDS encoding glycosyltransferase family 4 protein is translated as MINKNQPVLAMILKGYPRISETFISNEIRLLEKRGVKIHIISMRKPREEFTHKSISEIKAEVSYLPSTVEGCLEGLFGSTEEDASLKDPRYGKDPEFTGRIDKIWDTLRETKSQASFKHMLQAEYIVEKVLPGSDIFHIHAHFAHSPTSVARNASRLSGLPFSFTAHAKDIYTQAPSKITAKISEAKFAVTCTGYNCKYLEEIAPEGKPIHKVYHGIDLKLFTSDKPFSSKAPYEIFTVARFTPKKGLPTVFKALKKLDERGIDFSYKIVGDGDDRESTLAMVDELGLSKRVTWLGTKAHEEVLELYRKADLFALGCEIAENGDRDGIPNVLAESMAMSVPVVATTVSGIPELVEHGKTGMLVESGDYEAMADAMEKILTDQDLRHAMIPAAKAKVHEIFDNRYWINVLADVYELYGIKASA
- a CDS encoding histidine phosphatase family protein, whose protein sequence is MKSVKIALIRHSITVWNEENRIQGHMNSPLSEDGIELAKSWKPALSPESFDAVITSDLGRTIETAKIITEGLDLPFITVPGLREQDWGEWSGLTYDDLELKWPGIIPEEEAKGWDFRPAGGESRRETSARAIKALSEAATKIAEIIVSDSPKVLAVIHEGTLKTITYSLAGHDFMPSTRKLIKRRRLHWVKWDGTLSIDRLNDLL
- a CDS encoding glycosyltransferase family protein, whose amino-acid sequence is MKIIQYCQHVLGMGHFFRSLEIARAFEDEQVIFVAGGSRPDQQLPDNVEYFQLPGLCMNENFGGLMPTDEGRSLDEVKEERTETLKKIFENEKPDIFLIELFPFGRKAFRFELLPILDAIKEGKYGNVKVVCSLRDILVERDDGGKHENRCVKYLNKYFDLLLIHSDPKISKLDETFSVIDNISIPLVYTGFAARKPRKEIRNDIREKRGIAADVKFMVASAGGGKVGGPLLNAVLNGYAQLRPENSELLILTGPFLDQQSFDELEKKAATISCVTIEKFAPDFTDLLMGADCMISMAGYNTCMDILTTGIPSAVFPFAQNHEQRMRAEKLAKYIPLKILNNDDLNVSDMKNIIENLFAQERTTAEHNINLDGGLDSARAIQKIGNN
- the ilvB gene encoding biosynthetic-type acetolactate synthase large subunit; amino-acid sequence: MEISGAELVIRLLERQGIEIVCGIPGGSNLPIYDALRDSSIKHILARHEQGAGFMSQGMARTTGKAAVCMATSGPGVTNLLTAIADASLDSIPIVAITGQVSASLIGTDAFQEVDTYGLTIPITKHNFLVQSAEDLLTVIPEAFRLAESGRPGPVVVDIPKNVQKEIIEFESFPEIGVKQSLPMCDEKSLAKAIAMINGARRPVIYAGGGIIAANATDDLIRFAHKNSIPVVTTLMGLGAYPHGDPHYLGMLGMHGERATNMLMEEADLLIALGVRFDDRAVGKACEFCKHADILHIDIDRSEIGKIKPSNFSIVGDVGHALKAFADRVEPAIRIGWSARISSLRMLHPEILPDKEDFFHPMNLLRVASESLSDQSIITTDVGQHQMWVAKGYPFKKPRTLLTSGGLGTMGFGLPNAIGAALANPDRRVVCVSGDGSILMNIQELATLAEHRLNVKVLIMNNNKLGLVRQQQALFFEERYFASSFESSPDFVAIAKGFGVPAFDLSEEENPSLFLRKVLGQEGPCVINIPIDFDNKVLPMVPPECANREMIGG